A single genomic interval of Metamycoplasma salivarium harbors:
- a CDS encoding energy-coupling factor transporter ATPase, producing the protein MIEVKKLFYKYPQSTTYALNDINLNIQDGQYIAILGHNGSGKSTFSKLLSAIYKASSGKIIVDGIEINSENIKEIRKKIGIVFQNPDNQFIGATVEDDIAFGLENKMLDYNVMSEIIKKFATQVGMQDFLDREPQNLSGGQKQRVAIASTLALDPQIIIFDEITSMLDPKGKVDIYKIIHNLHKTTSKTLISITHDMDEALLADTLIVFAGGKVIATGSPIEILNNKEIIDIAKIDSPFIYKLSEKIKGIKPTYDEKELINILCKLK; encoded by the coding sequence ATGATAGAAGTTAAGAAGTTGTTTTATAAATATCCACAAAGTACAACATATGCATTAAATGATATAAATTTAAACATTCAAGATGGTCAATATATTGCTATTTTGGGACATAATGGATCTGGAAAATCGACTTTTTCTAAGTTGCTTTCTGCAATTTATAAAGCATCAAGCGGGAAAATCATTGTTGACGGAATTGAAATAAATTCCGAAAATATTAAAGAGATTAGGAAAAAGATTGGAATTGTTTTCCAAAACCCAGATAATCAATTTATAGGTGCTACAGTCGAAGATGACATTGCTTTTGGACTTGAAAATAAAATGTTAGATTACAATGTAATGTCTGAAATTATTAAAAAATTTGCTACTCAAGTTGGAATGCAAGATTTCTTGGATCGTGAACCACAAAATTTATCTGGTGGTCAAAAACAAAGAGTTGCAATTGCATCAACTTTGGCATTAGATCCACAAATTATTATTTTTGATGAAATAACTTCAATGTTAGATCCAAAAGGAAAAGTTGATATTTATAAAATTATTCATAATTTACATAAAACAACATCTAAAACTTTAATTTCAATCACTCACGATATGGATGAAGCGCTGTTGGCTGATACATTGATTGTCTTTGCAGGCGGTAAAGTAATTGCTACTGGAAGCCCAATAGAAATTTTAAATAACAAAGAAATCATTGATATAGCTAAGATTGATTCGCCTTTTATTTATAAATTATCTGAAAAAATTAAAGGTATAAAACCAACATATGATGAAAAGGAGTTAATAAATATTCTATGCAAATTAAAGTAA
- a CDS encoding ATP-binding cassette domain-containing protein, whose protein sequence is MQIKVKNISKEYDKGLPSYIKVLNDVSLEISPGERISIIGPTGSGKTTLIEHLNALIIPDKGTISYQGVPLKVKMTAGKKLKIKKNMTDQEILEVKAHNELVDQKKQEIKKLKRKDRIEIIETDIDISKTVRKIKHIKSIRKQVGVVFQFAEYQLFESTIEKDIIFGPVSMGVNKEKAKELAKKYIKIVGLPEDYLQRSPFNLSGGQKRRVALAGILAMEPAFLILDEPTAGLDPYGVNEMLQLFYDINQKSNTTIIIVTHDLDNALRWTTRTIFVKEGQIIYDGNTYNLLNNDKFLEENNLIPTRLLSFVNKLKAKGFALGKISSIEELAEAINKIISKNKKK, encoded by the coding sequence ATGCAAATTAAAGTAAAAAATATTTCTAAAGAATATGACAAAGGACTTCCTTCATATATTAAAGTTTTAAATGATGTTTCTTTAGAAATTAGTCCAGGTGAGAGAATTTCTATTATAGGACCAACAGGTTCTGGAAAAACAACGTTAATTGAGCATTTAAATGCATTGATTATTCCTGATAAGGGAACAATTTCTTATCAAGGAGTTCCTTTAAAAGTCAAAATGACTGCCGGCAAAAAATTAAAGATTAAAAAAAATATGACTGATCAAGAAATTTTGGAAGTTAAAGCTCATAATGAGTTAGTCGATCAAAAAAAGCAAGAAATTAAGAAACTAAAGAGAAAAGATCGTATTGAGATTATTGAAACTGACATTGATATTTCTAAAACAGTTAGAAAAATAAAACATATTAAGAGTATTCGCAAGCAAGTTGGTGTTGTTTTTCAATTTGCTGAATATCAACTTTTTGAATCAACAATTGAAAAAGACATTATTTTTGGCCCAGTTTCAATGGGCGTTAATAAAGAAAAAGCTAAAGAACTTGCAAAAAAATACATAAAAATTGTTGGACTTCCTGAAGATTATTTACAACGTTCACCTTTTAATTTGTCTGGCGGTCAAAAAAGAAGAGTTGCATTAGCGGGAATATTAGCTATGGAACCAGCATTTTTGATTTTAGATGAACCAACTGCAGGGCTTGACCCTTACGGTGTTAATGAAATGTTGCAACTTTTTTATGATATTAATCAAAAATCAAATACAACAATTATTATAGTTACACATGATTTGGATAATGCTTTAAGATGAACTACTCGGACAATTTTTGTTAAAGAGGGTCAAATAATTTATGATGGAAACACTTATAATTTATTAAACAATGATAAATTTCTAGAAGAAAACAATTTAATTCCAACTAGATTATTATCATTTGTTAACAAACTTAAAGCAAAAGGTTTTGCATTAGGTAAAATTTCTTCTATTGAAGAACTTGCTGAAGCAATTAATAAAATTATTAGCAAAAACAAAAAGAAATAG
- a CDS encoding energy-coupling factor transporter transmembrane component T family protein, which produces MNRTIIGKYVNLNTFFHKLDPRLKFLGNILFVVLFFMTDHFITLSVLILVVVASYMVATKSLKSWFFKLKMPFWISVCLLLVNMLTIKGAYQGANVDIPYIPITGKENIDAYVIHRGVTIVNDIYWAPFGGNKVFQLTKFSLIRTASIFLRIYGVILTTTILTISTKPILLTRAISDILYPLKLIKIPTEIITMIISIALRFIPTLLDEANRIMKAQASRGVDFKYGKLRDKTKAFLVLIIPLFVASFSKANDLSDAMTSRGYEPYAKRSQYRQLYIKWQDILTIFVILLCTAFVIVCKIDSIALPNWWIQTFQRV; this is translated from the coding sequence ATGAATCGGACAATTATTGGTAAATATGTTAATTTAAATACATTTTTTCATAAATTAGATCCAAGATTAAAATTCTTGGGCAATATTTTGTTCGTTGTTTTATTTTTTATGACTGATCATTTTATTACTTTAAGCGTTTTGATTTTAGTTGTTGTTGCTTCATATATGGTGGCAACAAAATCATTAAAATCATGGTTTTTTAAACTAAAAATGCCATTTTGAATTTCGGTTTGCTTATTGCTTGTAAATATGCTAACAATTAAAGGGGCTTATCAAGGAGCTAATGTAGATATTCCATATATTCCAATTACTGGAAAAGAAAATATTGATGCATATGTGATTCATAGAGGTGTTACTATCGTCAATGATATTTATTGAGCTCCATTTGGAGGAAATAAAGTTTTCCAATTAACTAAATTTAGTTTGATAAGGACAGCTTCAATTTTCTTAAGAATATACGGTGTTATTTTAACAACAACAATTTTAACAATCTCAACAAAACCCATTTTATTAACTAGAGCTATTAGTGATATTTTATATCCTTTAAAACTAATAAAAATTCCAACTGAAATTATTACAATGATAATTTCTATAGCATTAAGATTTATTCCAACATTATTAGATGAAGCTAATCGTATTATGAAGGCACAAGCTAGTCGTGGAGTTGATTTTAAATATGGAAAATTGAGGGATAAAACAAAAGCATTTTTAGTTCTAATTATTCCCTTATTTGTTGCATCGTTTTCAAAAGCCAATGATCTATCAGATGCAATGACTTCGAGAGGATATGAACCTTACGCAAAAAGAAGTCAATACCGTCAACTTTATATTAAATGACAAGACATTTTAACAATTTTTGTTATTTTATTATGTACTGCATTTGTTATTGTTTGCAAAATTGATAGCATTGCATTACCAAATTGATGAATTCAAACATTCCAAAGAGTATAA